A genome region from Deinococcus ruber includes the following:
- a CDS encoding DUF2256 domain-containing protein: MNAASMGHGKKPSERDSKICVACGRPFSWRKKWERDWEHVRYCSDRCRKAGKKD, from the coding sequence ATGAACGCCGCCAGCATGGGCCACGGCAAGAAACCTTCGGAACGGGACAGCAAGATCTGCGTGGCGTGTGGTCGCCCGTTTTCGTGGCGCAAGAAGTGGGAGCGCGACTGGGAACACGTGCGCTACTGCTCGGATCGCTGCCGGAAGGCGGGCAAGAAAGACTAG
- a CDS encoding (2Fe-2S)-binding protein produces MTNVDVSITVNGEVRQASVEPRTLLVHFLRDELELTGTHVGCDTSQCGACTVHLDGNAVKSCTLFAVQAQGRAVTTIEGIGSIGDLHPLQTGFWEEHGLQCGFCTPGMIMSSAELLKTNPDPSDKEIRDALAGNFCRCTGYHNIVKAVQHAAHAMAEGKAQPAAADD; encoded by the coding sequence ATGACCAACGTAGACGTGTCGATCACGGTCAATGGTGAAGTGAGGCAGGCCAGCGTGGAGCCGCGTACCCTGCTGGTACATTTTCTGCGCGACGAACTGGAGCTGACCGGCACCCATGTCGGCTGCGATACCAGTCAGTGCGGCGCGTGTACCGTGCATCTGGACGGAAATGCCGTCAAGAGCTGCACGCTGTTTGCTGTACAGGCGCAGGGCAGAGCCGTCACCACCATCGAGGGTATCGGCAGCATCGGTGATCTGCACCCGCTCCAGACCGGCTTCTGGGAGGAACACGGCCTGCAATGCGGTTTCTGCACCCCCGGCATGATCATGAGCAGCGCCGAGTTGCTGAAAACCAATCCCGATCCCAGCGACAAGGAAATTCGGGACGCGCTGGCGGGCAATTTCTGCCGCTGCACCGGCTATCACAACATCGTCAAGGCCGTGCAGCACGCGGCGCACGCGATGGCCGAGGGCAAGGCGCAACCGGCAGCGGCAGACGACTGA
- a CDS encoding FAD binding domain-containing protein: MYTTPFDYYRASSVQEALELLATHEGSKLLSGGHSLVPAMKLRLAQPSALIDISQLKELQGIRQEGDTIIIGAGTTYADIINSELLRSACPLMNEVGGWVGDPMVRNCGTLGGSLAHADPAADYPAAMLALEAKFKLVSKDGERVVEAADFFQGMFDTAKRDDEMLTEIHLPVLPGAKVAYTKFRHPASHFAIVGVAVVLTDAGARVGLTGAGPRAMRLSNVEAALGSDYSEANAEKATEHAVDPGELLGDRFATAEYRAHLTGVYTRRAIAQAQA; this comes from the coding sequence ATGTACACCACACCCTTTGACTACTACCGCGCCAGCAGTGTGCAGGAAGCGCTGGAACTGCTCGCCACGCACGAGGGCAGCAAGCTGCTGTCGGGCGGGCACTCGCTGGTTCCGGCCATGAAGCTGCGCCTCGCCCAGCCCAGCGCCCTGATCGACATCTCGCAGCTCAAGGAGTTGCAGGGCATTCGGCAGGAAGGCGACACCATCATCATCGGGGCCGGAACGACGTATGCCGACATCATCAATTCCGAGCTGCTGCGTTCGGCCTGCCCGCTGATGAACGAAGTGGGCGGCTGGGTGGGCGATCCGATGGTTCGCAACTGCGGCACGCTGGGCGGCTCGCTGGCCCACGCCGACCCCGCTGCCGACTACCCGGCGGCGATGCTGGCGCTGGAGGCCAAGTTCAAGCTGGTCAGCAAGGACGGTGAGCGGGTGGTCGAGGCCGCCGACTTCTTCCAGGGCATGTTCGACACCGCCAAGCGCGACGACGAGATGCTGACCGAGATTCATCTGCCGGTTCTTCCGGGCGCGAAGGTGGCGTATACCAAATTCCGGCATCCGGCGAGCCATTTCGCCATCGTGGGCGTGGCGGTCGTGCTGACCGATGCGGGCGCACGGGTGGGCCTGACCGGGGCGGGGCCACGTGCTATGCGCCTGAGCAATGTCGAGGCGGCGCTGGGCAGCGATTACAGCGAAGCCAATGCCGAGAAGGCCACCGAACACGCCGTCGATCCGGGGGAACTGCTGGGCGACCGCTTTGCCACCGCCGAATACCGGGCGCACCTGACGGGCGTGTACACCAGACGCGCCATCGCGCAGGCACAGGCCTAA
- a CDS encoding metallophosphoesterase, whose translation MVVVIPDLHGRADLLQAAIDLYPAAHFLSLGDAIDRGPRSLETVRLLMELYAEGRATLLMGNHERMALEGVKWYQQYLGTHDLGDYRKAVEGMKWWMKNGGETLRREISELTLERFPKLLSDYLDVLRRVVYVTEDGEIHDKLPEEPSVLVAHASPPVRHPEYPNPESAALWLRPFEGPFALPEGVVYSIHGHTPVRVPLRLGRHIYLDLGAYETGLLALLPVTVQTLSTVTVLTGRGDARRTEKYPMIGERISARAVAVKPDEPTRQRN comes from the coding sequence ATGGTGGTCGTGATTCCCGACCTGCACGGCAGAGCCGATCTGCTTCAGGCCGCGATTGATCTGTATCCGGCAGCGCATTTTCTGTCGCTGGGAGACGCCATCGACAGAGGGCCGCGCAGCCTGGAAACGGTGCGCCTGCTGATGGAACTGTACGCCGAGGGCCGCGCCACCCTGCTGATGGGCAACCACGAGCGCATGGCTCTGGAGGGCGTGAAATGGTACCAGCAGTACCTGGGCACGCACGATCTGGGCGACTACCGCAAGGCGGTCGAGGGCATGAAGTGGTGGATGAAAAACGGCGGCGAGACGCTGCGGCGCGAGATCAGCGAACTGACGCTGGAACGCTTTCCCAAGCTGCTGAGCGACTATCTGGACGTGCTGCGCCGGGTGGTCTACGTGACCGAAGACGGCGAGATTCACGACAAGCTGCCGGAGGAACCGAGCGTGCTGGTGGCCCACGCCAGCCCCCCGGTGCGCCACCCGGAGTATCCCAACCCCGAATCGGCGGCGCTGTGGCTGCGCCCGTTCGAGGGGCCGTTTGCCCTGCCCGAAGGCGTGGTGTACAGCATTCACGGGCATACTCCAGTTCGGGTGCCGCTGCGTCTGGGCCGCCACATCTACCTCGACCTGGGCGCTTACGAAACTGGCCTGCTGGCTCTGCTGCCCGTGACGGTTCAGACGCTGTCCACCGTGACGGTACTGACCGGACGCGGCGACGCCCGGCGCACCGAGAAATACCCGATGATCGGTGAGCGCATCTCGGCCCGCGCTGTGGCCGTGAAACCAGACGAACCGACCAGACAGCGGAACTGA
- a CDS encoding xanthine dehydrogenase family protein molybdopterin-binding subunit, whose translation MTKLPDSNYAEPTGPQKFMGKAIKRVEDPRFITGAGHYTDDINVHGQLHAAMLRSPYAHAKIGNIDAAAALALPGVKAVLTGEDMAAVGSIPTGWLLPGLVVPHHAAIARTEVNYVGDIVAVVIAETRAIAEDAVALIDVDLEPLPAVSLGSTALGDGAPQVHPDAPGNVAFQWEIGDAAATEASFATADQVVTLKLRNHRLIPNAIEPRASLAEYQAAGDEYTLHTTSQNPHIHRLLLAAFVLGIPEQKLRVISPDVGGGFGSKIFQYAEEVIVLFAAKKLRRPVKWTARRSEAFVTDAQGRDHESEAEIAVMKDGTFKGLRVKTIANLGAYLTTFAPAVPTYLYGTLLNGVYKFPAIHAHVTGVFTNTVPVDAYRGAGRPEATYLLERIISKAASELGLDASEIRRKNFIQPDEFPYQTPVALVYDSGNYEPALDKALGMADYQALLKEQAEGRASGKKFIGIGFSTYVEACGLAPSALVGQLGAQAGQWESAVVRVMPTGKVEVLTGSHSHGQGHETTFAQLVAEELQIPMEDVTIVHGDTGKMPFGWGTYGSRSAAVGGSALKMALKKVKDKATKIAAHLLEAAPEDVEQTDGVFKVKGVPEGGKSFFDVSLMAHLAHNLPAEMEPGLEEQYMYDPKNFVYPFGTHIAVVEVDADTGYVKLRQYVTVDDCGPLMNPMIVEGQVHGGVAQGFGQAILEEAVYDDDANMLSGSYMEYAMPRAEDMVQIQSGHTVTPSPHNPLGVKGIGESGTISSTAAVANAVVNALEAFGIKHLDMPYTSEKVWQAIQAARRDVAQAADD comes from the coding sequence ATGACCAAGCTGCCCGACTCGAATTACGCTGAACCCACCGGCCCCCAGAAGTTCATGGGCAAGGCCATCAAGCGCGTGGAAGACCCGCGTTTCATTACCGGCGCAGGCCACTACACCGACGATATCAACGTGCACGGACAACTGCACGCGGCGATGCTGCGAAGCCCGTATGCCCACGCAAAAATCGGGAACATCGACGCGGCGGCGGCGCTGGCCCTGCCGGGCGTGAAGGCCGTGCTGACCGGTGAAGACATGGCGGCGGTGGGCAGCATTCCGACCGGCTGGCTGCTGCCGGGGCTGGTGGTGCCGCACCACGCCGCCATCGCCCGCACTGAGGTCAATTACGTGGGCGACATCGTAGCGGTGGTGATCGCGGAAACGCGGGCCATTGCCGAAGACGCCGTGGCGCTGATTGATGTGGATCTGGAGCCGCTGCCAGCCGTGTCGCTGGGCAGCACCGCGCTCGGAGACGGTGCGCCGCAGGTTCACCCCGACGCGCCGGGCAATGTGGCGTTTCAGTGGGAAATCGGAGACGCTGCCGCCACCGAGGCCAGCTTTGCCACCGCCGACCAGGTGGTCACGCTCAAGCTGCGAAACCACCGCCTGATTCCCAATGCCATCGAGCCGCGTGCCAGTCTGGCCGAGTATCAGGCGGCGGGCGACGAGTACACGCTGCACACCACCTCGCAAAATCCCCATATTCACCGGCTGCTGCTGGCGGCCTTCGTGCTGGGCATTCCCGAGCAGAAACTCCGCGTGATTTCGCCCGATGTGGGCGGGGGTTTTGGCTCGAAAATCTTCCAGTACGCCGAAGAAGTGATCGTGCTGTTCGCGGCCAAGAAGCTGCGCCGCCCGGTCAAGTGGACGGCCCGCCGCTCGGAAGCGTTCGTGACCGACGCCCAGGGCCGCGACCACGAATCGGAAGCCGAAATCGCGGTGATGAAGGACGGCACCTTCAAGGGGCTGCGCGTCAAGACCATTGCCAACCTGGGCGCGTACCTGACGACCTTTGCGCCCGCCGTGCCCACGTACCTGTACGGCACGCTGCTCAACGGGGTGTACAAGTTCCCCGCGATTCACGCGCACGTGACGGGCGTGTTCACCAACACCGTGCCCGTCGATGCTTACCGGGGTGCGGGCCGCCCGGAAGCGACGTATCTGCTGGAACGCATCATCAGCAAGGCCGCGAGCGAACTGGGGCTGGATGCCAGCGAGATCCGGCGCAAGAACTTCATCCAGCCCGACGAATTTCCGTATCAGACCCCGGTGGCGCTGGTGTACGACAGCGGCAACTACGAACCCGCGCTCGACAAGGCGCTGGGCATGGCCGACTATCAGGCGCTGCTGAAAGAGCAGGCGGAAGGCCGCGCCAGTGGCAAGAAGTTCATCGGCATCGGGTTTTCTACGTATGTGGAAGCCTGCGGGCTGGCTCCGAGTGCGCTGGTGGGGCAGCTCGGGGCGCAGGCGGGCCAGTGGGAAAGTGCCGTGGTGCGCGTGATGCCCACTGGAAAAGTCGAGGTCTTGACCGGCAGCCACAGCCACGGGCAGGGCCACGAGACGACGTTTGCACAGCTCGTGGCCGAGGAACTCCAGATTCCGATGGAAGACGTGACGATTGTTCACGGCGACACTGGCAAGATGCCGTTCGGCTGGGGAACCTACGGCTCTCGCAGCGCGGCGGTGGGCGGCAGCGCTCTGAAGATGGCGCTGAAAAAGGTCAAGGACAAGGCCACCAAGATCGCGGCGCACCTGCTGGAAGCGGCCCCGGAAGACGTGGAGCAGACAGACGGCGTGTTCAAGGTCAAGGGTGTGCCGGAAGGCGGCAAGAGCTTCTTCGACGTGTCGCTGATGGCGCATCTGGCCCACAACCTGCCCGCCGAGATGGAACCGGGGCTGGAAGAGCAGTACATGTACGACCCCAAGAACTTCGTGTATCCGTTCGGCACGCACATCGCGGTGGTCGAAGTGGACGCCGACACCGGCTACGTCAAGCTGCGCCAGTACGTGACGGTGGACGACTGCGGCCCCCTCATGAACCCGATGATCGTGGAAGGGCAGGTACACGGCGGCGTGGCGCAGGGCTTCGGGCAGGCGATTCTGGAAGAGGCGGTCTACGACGACGACGCCAATATGCTGAGCGGCAGCTACATGGAATACGCCATGCCCCGCGCCGAAGACATGGTGCAGATTCAGAGCGGGCATACCGTGACGCCCAGCCCGCATAACCCGCTGGGCGTGAAGGGCATCGGGGAATCGGGCACGATTTCCAGCACGGCTGCCGTCGCCAATGCGGTGGTCAATGCGCTGGAGGCGTTCGGCATCAAGCACCTCGATATGCCCTACACCTCTGAAAAGGTCTGGCAGGCGATTCAGGCGGCCCGCAGGGACGTGGCGCAGGCGGCAGACGACTGA
- a CDS encoding CoxG family protein has product MQVDGSSVIQAPRPRVWALLQDPAVLARCVPGMQELVPDGQGGYTALMNVAVGPVKGTFKGKVKISDEVPPERMTLSVEAKAPTGVVTAVGQLTLSELEDGTTRVDWAGEPKLMGMIASLAGRLIGGISKQQADIFFTRLNTEAQKEAQA; this is encoded by the coding sequence TTGCAGGTAGACGGGAGTAGCGTTATTCAGGCCCCAAGACCGCGTGTCTGGGCACTTCTCCAAGACCCCGCTGTCCTGGCCCGCTGCGTGCCGGGCATGCAGGAACTAGTTCCAGATGGTCAGGGCGGCTATACGGCGCTGATGAATGTGGCCGTCGGGCCGGTCAAGGGCACCTTCAAGGGCAAGGTCAAGATCAGTGATGAAGTGCCGCCCGAGCGCATGACCCTGAGCGTCGAAGCCAAAGCGCCCACGGGCGTCGTAACCGCCGTGGGACAACTGACCCTGAGCGAACTGGAAGACGGCACCACCCGCGTCGACTGGGCAGGCGAACCCAAACTCATGGGCATGATCGCCAGTCTGGCCGGGCGATTGATCGGCGGCATCAGCAAGCAGCAGGCCGACATTTTCTTTACCCGGCTGAACACCGAGGCGCAGAAAGAAGCGCAGGCGTAG
- a CDS encoding Vgb family protein, translating to MKRLLPLFIFMSAALAACGSGSVTPVPVIQPGTISQPTVPAQGITGLKVAVGAAVLDAASGQGSGILSFSGAAGLGTQTLTVSVVSAPAGLTVQPGTPSSSAGSVGVALDLRASGAVTGGPLTLKVALGTQTQTLSVPLVVARSTDLPVVGGSTFKPATSTTCANGDVYLSAPVNAVMEQRTRLLRLNAASGTLDSFDLKLDLTEGVTSQLCTPSGELWLSIRSDAAQGSVIAHLHQDTGTVERFAVGATADTINNLTRTPDGRLWFMQYKHDRLGEFDPASGTVTTHAVTDNAENLTLGQDGDLYFSRFYTDPAVVRYDPASGSSTILSAGYTNHNLPRAIVQTQGAVWYVDAWTQQFLRIDPASGKPVVVSLPTGATPGELVAAPDGTIWVADAAAHVLYRVAPGSTDAVTVPLLGSSSDGPRALSVSASGTLWYESSGHLVNQQ from the coding sequence ATGAAGCGCCTTCTTCCTCTCTTCATCTTCATGAGCGCTGCCCTGGCTGCGTGCGGTTCCGGATCTGTCACGCCGGTTCCTGTCATTCAGCCGGGCACCATTTCTCAGCCCACCGTACCCGCGCAGGGAATTACGGGCCTAAAAGTCGCGGTTGGCGCGGCAGTGTTGGACGCAGCCAGCGGGCAGGGCAGCGGAATCCTGAGTTTCTCGGGTGCAGCGGGTCTGGGGACACAGACCCTCACGGTCAGCGTGGTGTCGGCTCCGGCGGGGCTGACGGTGCAGCCGGGCACCCCCAGCAGCAGCGCGGGAAGTGTCGGTGTGGCACTGGATTTACGGGCCAGCGGTGCGGTCACGGGCGGCCCCCTGACGCTGAAGGTGGCGCTGGGCACGCAGACGCAGACCCTGAGCGTACCGCTGGTGGTTGCCCGCAGCACCGATCTGCCGGTGGTGGGTGGCAGCACCTTCAAGCCCGCGACCAGCACGACCTGTGCCAACGGCGACGTGTATCTGAGTGCTCCGGTCAATGCCGTGATGGAGCAGCGCACCCGCCTGCTACGCCTGAACGCGGCCAGCGGCACACTCGACAGCTTCGATCTGAAACTGGATCTGACCGAGGGCGTGACCTCGCAGCTCTGCACGCCTTCGGGCGAGCTGTGGCTCAGTATCCGCAGCGACGCCGCGCAGGGCAGCGTGATCGCACATCTGCACCAGGACACCGGAACCGTGGAGCGCTTCGCGGTGGGCGCGACTGCCGACACCATCAACAACCTGACGCGCACCCCCGACGGGCGGCTGTGGTTCATGCAGTACAAGCATGACCGGCTGGGCGAATTCGACCCCGCCAGCGGCACCGTGACCACCCACGCCGTAACCGACAACGCCGAGAACCTGACGCTGGGCCAGGACGGCGACCTGTATTTCAGCCGCTTCTACACCGATCCTGCGGTGGTGCGCTACGACCCTGCCAGCGGCAGCAGCACCATTCTGAGTGCAGGCTACACCAACCACAATCTGCCCCGCGCCATCGTACAGACGCAGGGCGCCGTGTGGTACGTGGATGCCTGGACGCAGCAGTTTCTGAGAATCGACCCGGCGAGCGGCAAGCCGGTGGTGGTCAGTCTGCCCACCGGTGCGACACCCGGCGAACTGGTCGCGGCTCCAGACGGCACCATCTGGGTGGCCGACGCTGCGGCGCATGTGCTGTACCGTGTGGCCCCCGGCAGCACCGACGCCGTGACGGTGCCGCTGCTGGGCAGCTCCAGCGATGGCCCCCGCGCCCTGAGCGTCTCGGCCAGCGGCACGCTGTGGTACGAGAGCAGCGGGCATCTGGTAAATCAGCAGTAA